The sequence below is a genomic window from Lysobacter capsici.
CGATGCGGCCGGCGACGAGGTCGTCGAAGGTCGGCAGCACGGTGCCGTTGATGCTGGTGTGGCGGCCGGATTTCTGCCACACGCCGAAGCCGAACTGGTCGTCGTATTTCTCGATCTCGCCGACGTCGTCCTTGTCACAGGTCCAAAAGCCGGTCTTCTCATCGGTCCTGATCTTGCCTTTGCTGTCGCGGCAGGCATACGCGACCTGCTGGAAGATCAGCAGCCGTTCGTGCATCGCCGCGCCGGCCGGATCGCGCAGCAGAGTGTCGATGTCGCCGGTGCGGTCGCTGGCGGGCAGGCGCTCGCCGCGTACCAGCAGCGCGCCGGCCATGCCGCTGGACACCTGCAATGCAGTGGAGCCGTGCAGATGCGGGTGATACCAGAAGGTGCCGGCCGGATGGTCGGCGGGCAGGTTGTACTCGTATTCGAACTTGACCCCGGGACGCAGCGTCAGCAGCACGTTGTCGCTGTTGCCGGTCGGGCTGACCCACAGGCCATGCGAATGCAGGTTGGTCGAGTTGAAGCAATGCGGGACGTTGATGTCGGCCGGATGACAATCGGGTTGCGGCGGCAACTGGTTGTCGAGCGCGATGCGCACGGTTTCGCCGGGCGAGGTGACGATGGTCGGCGCGAGGAACGGCACCTCGGGATTGGTGCCCGGGCTCTGGTAGGAGCGCAGCTTGACCGTGTCGAATCTCTGTTTGATGGGGTCCCAGATTTTCGAGGTGGTGAAGGCGATGCGCAGGTCGAGCTTGGCTTCGCGCGTGTCGAGCGGCTTGGCACCGGCCTCGGTCAGGCTCAGCAGCGGTTTGGCGCTGTCGCCCGAGCGCAGCATGCGCGCGAACACCGGCTGTTCGAGTTCGCGCGGCGCGGGTTTTTCCTGCGCCGGCGCGGTCATGGGCGCGGCGATGAGCACGCACAACGCGAGCGCGAGCGGACTGCGCGCGCGCGATCGCGATTGAACGGCGGGAATCGAAGAAAGGCGTTCCATGCTGGGCTCCTGATGGAATGAGGGGAATGCGGTGACGGCGCCGGCGATGGCCGCGCGTGAATGACACGCGCCTGCGCACGCGCCGCGCCGCCGCGTGCGGCTGCGTTGTTGCGGTTCGGTCATGGCCCCTGTTGCCCGTCGTCTGCGGCTGCCCGATCGCGGGAAACCGCGCGGCGGCCGTTTCGACGGTGCTGCTGATGGTTCGCTCCGTTCGCATGGCGGCGGGATCGCTCGAACTGAGAACGCGATCGCGTTGCGTCGTGCTGCCGGATCGGCATTGAGAACGGCGTCTCCATCGCGGAGGCGGCGTGCTCGCTTGATGAACGGCGAAAGCCCGCGCGGCAGGCCAATGCGGCGCAAGGCAGCCCGTCCCGCGTCGCCGCGGGGGCCGAGTGAACTCAAAGGAATTGCGACGCCGGGTTAGTGCTGCATCGTCTTCGCGGGCTGCGGCGTGGGCTGCGCCGGGCCGGCCGGACCGATCGCGTCGAGCTGGCGCAGCGATTCTTCGGTCGCCGGCGCTTGTTGCGGCGAGGCGCTGACCCGGGTGTGCGAGGGGCTGTCGAGTTCGCCCTTGACCAGGAACACGGTCTTGCCGACTTCCTTGGTCGCCGGATCGACGCTGAGCACCACGTGGTCGCCGCTGCCGATGCCGGCGGTCTTGCCCTGCACCGCCAGCGCCGCCGCGACCCGCTCTGCATCGGGTTCGGACAATGGACTGCCGTGACGCGTGAATTCGGCCTGGACCTTGTCGCGGATGTCGCCGATCAGGGATTGATCGCGATGGCCCGCGCTTGCAGGTGCGGCGTGTTCGGGTGGTGCGTGCGCAGGCGCATCGATGCCCGGCGCGATCGGATCGCGCACCGGCCGGTGGGTATCGATGGTGTGGTGGAACGTGGCCTGGGTCGGCGGCGCGGTGCTGGTGTCGTAATACGGCTGCACGGTCGCGGCCGCGCCGAGGTTGAGGCCGTTGGTCTCCATGATTTCGCGATCCAGGTGCAGCGCTTTCATGTCGATGTGGACCTGCGGCTTGCCGCCTTCGGCGGTGCGCCCGTGCGCTTGTTCCCAATGACTGATCATCGGCACGTAGATCGAGCCGTGATAGTTGGGGTAGTCGGAGTTGCCGCCGTGGCCCAGCCGGGTCTGCGCTGGCGGCAGGTCGTAGAAATGCTTGGCCATGCCGGCGGTGTTGGCCGGATTGACCGCGATGGTGAGGTCCGCGCTCAAGGTCAGGCCGTCGCGCGCGGCGTAGGCGTAGTTGGGCGCGGCGCCGGTGCGGGCGATGAAGTCCGAGGCGCGGCCGGGCTGCAGGTTGTAGACATCGCCAAGCGTCGCGGCGGGCTTGGCTTCCTTGGCTGCGCTGACCAGCGCGTTCCAGCCGGCGATGTTGGCGGTGGACTCGTTGACCCGGTCGCCTTCGATCACCTTGTTCAACAGCGGGGTGTAGTCGTGGACCGCGGCCGGGTTCTTGGCCAGCGCTTCGGCTTCGGTGTAGAAGGTCGAACGCACCGCGTCGCGCGCGCCGCGGTTGTAGCCGTGCTGCACTTCGTGGCCGAGCACGAAGGTGATTTCGCCCTTGTTGAAGTTCGCGTCGAGCCCGGCGACCGGCAACGACATGGCCTGGGTGCCGCCGTTGTACGAGCCGCCCATGTTCGGGTCGGTCAGGGCCTTGAACGATTTGAGATGGCCCGCGGCGACCGCGCCGTTCAACTGGTCGGTCAACACCGGCGACCCCTTGATGGTGTCGCTGAGGTTCTTCACCGCGTTGGCGCTGACGCCGGGCTGCTTGCCGAAATCGTCGATCAGCTTCTGCAGATCGGCGCTGATGGGTTTGGGCGACATGACGGCCTCCTGGCCTGCGGACCGCTGTCTTATTCGACGGTGATGGTTTTGACGCAGCGATGGCCGATCGCTTCGGGCGAATCGTTGGACTCGCCTTCGACGAACACGCGCAGCGTGACCGGGCCGCGGAAGTTCCAGTAACTCAGGCGGCCGTGCTCGGCGTAGGTCGGGCTGTCCTGGAACCCCATGGCCTTGAGCGCGCTCGCGTAGGCGTCGAAATCCAGCGCGCATACCGGGGTCATCGGCGCGGCCGGGTCGCCGGTGCGGGCGAAGTCGAAGGTCAGTTGCTGGCGCGGTTCGCCCAGCTTGGGGCTGACCAGGAAGTTGTACGACCAGTTCGCGTCGATCGCCGCGCCGGCGCCGAACGAACCGTCGCCGCTGTCGGCGCGCTGCATGCGCAGGCCGGTGTGTCGCTCCAGATGCTCGGCGGTGAGGTCGGCGTTGGACTTCAGGCTGCCGATCAGCTTCAACACGCGCCGGCTGACGTCTTCGCCGGACAGCGGGGTCGAGGGAGAGGCGGTGCTGGTCATGGGGAACTCCTGGGTGGATCGGGTGTTGGCGTCGGTGGAAGCGTCGGACGGAGCCGGCAGGCCGGCGCAGGCGCTCAGCAGGCCGCCGCACAACGGCAGCCACCATGCGCGGCGGAGGAGGCAATGCGATGGACGGGGCATGCGTCTCCTCCTTGGAACGCTGAGGCGGCCGCGGGGGCGGTTCGCTTCGTCGGGGGCTCGCTTGGGTGGCGGCTAGCGAGTTAACGCAGCCAGCATGCCGCTCAGGCCATCGAGGCGACAAGCGCAGGCCGTCGGCGGGCGTGCGGGCGGCGGCATTCGGCGCAAACGGGGCCGGGGTTCGCCTGTTCAGTTTTCTTGCGACCCATTGGGCGAGCCGGAGCCGCGTCACAGCGGCGAAATCGATGTCATCGGTAACAGCCCTGCCGTTATTAGCTTTCGGCATAAGCGTTTGGAAGCGGGTCCGGGCGTTTCAAATGAACCGGTTAGTTCTGTTTTGCAGTGCAGCGTGCAAAGGGGATAACGCTTCCTTCACGATCGCCCCGCATCCCGACGTGGGGGAGGGAGCAAAGCCCGCTACCGGTTCTACCGGAAGCGGGCTTTTTTATTGGCTGGGGTTTTGTGGTGGGTTCTGGAGTGTTCCGCGTGGGGATCGCCCGGTGGTTGAGCGCGGCGTCGTAGTCGCAGTGACTGCGAAACTTCGACAACCGCGCAACACGCTCGCAGCTACGCACGCATCAGCCGCCACTACCGCCATGCGATCATCCATGCACACCAGCATGCGCAGCTTTGATGGCTTCTCCTGATCGCAACAGTTTCGAATCCGCCCACGTCGAGCGCGCCATCGCGCGGTTGCGTGCCGCCTCCCCGCAGATGTCCAGCGCGCTCGAAGATCCATCGTTGCTCGCACGGCTCGCGCGCGTGGCCGTGGTCAGCGATTTCGCCATCGACACGCTGGTGCGCCAGCCCGACTTGCTGC
It includes:
- a CDS encoding XVIPCD domain-containing protein, with product MSPKPISADLQKLIDDFGKQPGVSANAVKNLSDTIKGSPVLTDQLNGAVAAGHLKSFKALTDPNMGGSYNGGTQAMSLPVAGLDANFNKGEITFVLGHEVQHGYNRGARDAVRSTFYTEAEALAKNPAAVHDYTPLLNKVIEGDRVNESTANIAGWNALVSAAKEAKPAATLGDVYNLQPGRASDFIARTGAAPNYAYAARDGLTLSADLTIAVNPANTAGMAKHFYDLPPAQTRLGHGGNSDYPNYHGSIYVPMISHWEQAHGRTAEGGKPQVHIDMKALHLDREIMETNGLNLGAAATVQPYYDTSTAPPTQATFHHTIDTHRPVRDPIAPGIDAPAHAPPEHAAPASAGHRDQSLIGDIRDKVQAEFTRHGSPLSEPDAERVAAALAVQGKTAGIGSGDHVVLSVDPATKEVGKTVFLVKGELDSPSHTRVSASPQQAPATEESLRQLDAIGPAGPAQPTPQPAKTMQH